A DNA window from Halorubrum sp. DM2 contains the following coding sequences:
- a CDS encoding sulfatase, with translation MTVEADPSADSTRRPNVVLVHCHDLGQQLGCYGADVDTPNIDRIAADGVRMANSFCSAPQCSPSRSSMMTGYYPHENGVMGLAHMGWALGDDWDTLPKHLRAAGYDTALLGFQHEVPDEPERLGYEYVDSGTKCALELVDVVDDFLAERADADDPFFVSIGIEEPHRPFRREYLPEGTYDDADPDAVDLDDFPYLPDAPGVREDAADLDALVSEVLDPAVGRYRESLADAGLAEETVFVFTTDHGLALPRAKGTCYDPGIETALLIHRPGAVEGGEVHDDLVTNVDFTPTMLDLLGIDPPTGVSGESFAPLLRGDSHDGRDRIFAEMTWHDRYNPIRAVRTERYKYVRNFSVLPRVFVPMDVAPTASGREVHEEFHVPQRPAEELYDLEADPHESENLASDKKPFETAAEASDPDPAHVDALDRLRDELEAWMESTDDPLLDGPVPYPDVE, from the coding sequence ATGACGGTCGAAGCCGACCCGTCCGCCGACTCGACGCGTCGTCCGAACGTAGTGCTGGTTCACTGTCACGACCTCGGGCAGCAGCTCGGCTGTTACGGGGCCGACGTCGACACGCCGAACATCGATCGGATCGCGGCCGACGGCGTCCGAATGGCGAACAGCTTCTGTTCGGCCCCGCAGTGTTCGCCCAGCCGGTCCAGCATGATGACCGGCTACTACCCCCACGAGAACGGCGTCATGGGGCTGGCACACATGGGCTGGGCGCTCGGAGACGACTGGGACACGCTCCCGAAACACCTCCGGGCGGCGGGGTACGACACCGCCCTGCTCGGCTTCCAACACGAGGTCCCCGACGAGCCGGAGCGGCTGGGGTACGAGTACGTCGACAGCGGGACGAAGTGCGCGCTCGAACTCGTCGACGTCGTCGACGACTTCCTCGCCGAGCGCGCCGACGCCGACGATCCCTTCTTCGTCTCCATCGGCATCGAGGAGCCGCACCGCCCGTTCCGCCGGGAGTACCTCCCCGAGGGGACGTACGACGACGCCGACCCCGACGCGGTCGACCTCGACGACTTCCCGTACCTCCCGGACGCGCCGGGGGTCCGCGAGGACGCCGCCGACCTCGACGCGCTCGTCTCCGAGGTGCTCGACCCGGCGGTCGGCCGCTACCGCGAGTCGCTCGCGGACGCCGGGCTGGCCGAGGAGACAGTGTTCGTGTTCACGACCGACCACGGCTTGGCGCTCCCCCGAGCGAAGGGCACCTGTTACGACCCGGGGATCGAGACCGCGCTCCTGATCCACCGGCCGGGCGCGGTCGAGGGCGGCGAGGTCCACGACGACCTGGTCACCAACGTCGACTTCACGCCGACGATGCTGGACCTGCTCGGGATCGACCCGCCGACGGGGGTCTCCGGCGAGTCGTTCGCGCCGCTGCTCCGCGGTGACTCCCACGACGGCCGCGACCGGATCTTCGCCGAGATGACGTGGCACGACCGGTACAACCCGATCCGCGCGGTCCGGACGGAGCGGTACAAGTACGTCCGCAATTTCTCCGTGCTCCCGAGGGTGTTCGTCCCGATGGACGTCGCCCCCACGGCCTCGGGCCGCGAGGTCCACGAGGAGTTCCACGTCCCGCAGCGCCCGGCCGAGGAGCTGTACGACCTCGAAGCCGACCCGCACGAGTCGGAGAACCTCGCTTCCGACAAGAAGCCGTTCGAGACGGCGGCGGAGGCGAGCGACCCGGACCCCGCCCACGTCGACGCGCTCGACCGGCTCCGCGACGAACTGGAGGCGTGGATGGAATCGACCGACGACCCGCTCCTCGACGGGCCGGTCCCGTACCCCGACGTGGAGTGA
- a CDS encoding ABC transporter substrate-binding protein, whose amino-acid sequence MLGSVALAGCSGGGSDGGDGGDGGDDGASSLEITGVWSGGEQESFSKVMDFVEESTGMSLEYFPRDTDSLLTGTLMDYESGVASADIVVMPSPARIISDAQNGHLAPVGDAWDPENFAVDPSRVTVDGEVYAAPFKMDLKPGFWYRKSFFDEHGLSEPESYDEFLTLLDEIAAIDGVDAPIASGNGTGWPLSDLTEGFLMRQDDGASLQQGLIDGDASFTDDRVATAFDEIKALHEEGHFSQTRDFGVQYEYFWDNSLPLYFMGSFTPAQDAVQDPSDLGVFRLPGVDGISSSVNWFTVPTYSDNVDAAREALSSFVSAEGQQVWVEDGGFIASNTEVPDDAYEIEVMANLPDLAAEVTVVPDLDDALGNPFQQEFWSVLKGLWATPDTATEEITSALDDAHQETLND is encoded by the coding sequence GTGCTGGGGAGCGTCGCACTCGCCGGTTGTTCCGGCGGCGGATCCGACGGCGGGGACGGCGGGGACGGGGGTGACGACGGAGCCAGCAGCCTCGAAATCACGGGCGTCTGGTCCGGCGGCGAGCAGGAGTCGTTCAGCAAGGTGATGGACTTCGTGGAGGAGTCGACGGGAATGAGCTTAGAGTACTTCCCGCGCGACACCGACAGCCTGCTCACCGGGACGCTGATGGACTACGAGTCCGGCGTCGCCTCCGCGGACATCGTCGTGATGCCCTCGCCGGCGCGGATCATCTCCGACGCGCAGAACGGCCACCTCGCACCGGTGGGCGACGCGTGGGACCCCGAGAACTTCGCGGTCGACCCGTCGCGGGTGACCGTCGACGGCGAGGTGTACGCCGCGCCGTTCAAGATGGACCTCAAGCCCGGCTTCTGGTACCGGAAGTCGTTCTTCGACGAGCACGGCCTCTCGGAGCCGGAGAGCTACGACGAGTTCCTGACGCTGCTCGACGAGATCGCGGCCATCGACGGGGTCGACGCCCCGATCGCCTCCGGGAACGGGACCGGGTGGCCGCTCAGCGACCTCACCGAGGGCTTCCTCATGCGGCAGGACGACGGCGCGTCGCTCCAGCAGGGCCTCATCGACGGCGACGCCTCTTTCACCGACGACCGCGTCGCGACCGCCTTCGACGAGATCAAGGCGCTCCACGAGGAGGGGCACTTCAGCCAGACGCGCGACTTCGGCGTCCAGTACGAGTACTTCTGGGACAACAGCCTCCCGCTGTACTTCATGGGGTCGTTCACGCCGGCGCAGGACGCGGTTCAGGATCCCTCGGACCTCGGCGTCTTCCGGCTCCCCGGCGTCGACGGCATCTCCTCGTCGGTCAACTGGTTCACCGTCCCGACGTACTCGGACAACGTCGACGCCGCCCGCGAGGCGCTGAGCTCGTTCGTCTCCGCCGAGGGCCAGCAGGTGTGGGTCGAGGACGGCGGGTTCATCGCCTCCAACACCGAGGTGCCAGACGACGCCTACGAGATCGAGGTCATGGCGAACCTGCCCGACCTCGCCGCCGAGGTGACGGTCGTGCCCGACCTCGACGACGCGCTCGGGAACCCGTTCCAGCAGGAGTTCTGGTCGGTGCTCAAGGGCCTGTGGGCCACGCCCGACACCGCGACGGAGGAGATCACGAGCGCGCTCGACGACGCGCATCAGGAGACGCTTAACGACTGA
- a CDS encoding ABC transporter permease, protein MSTETPQSSDVERNVVERLRASPFLQELLSNRIAVFGLLIIGTMFAVAIYARLTYELDAIVDTMFNANPTQAAPSTEFWFGTDGQARDIFPRVLYGAWYALKFGTATVLASTVLGIAAGVVAAYYGDLTDNVIMRTMDVLLSFPSLLLALALVTIFPESLGLWRAVAALTLVYTPRFARVVRGAALKVLEDEYIDATYALGATDPRLLIRHVLPNCLAPITVQSTLNYGLAIIDIAALSFLGFGASPGDPSWGMMLSEGVERGLFSGAWWWSFFPGLFLALTVLGFNLLGDGMRDALDPRMRDTVD, encoded by the coding sequence ATGAGCACCGAAACACCACAGTCGTCGGACGTCGAACGGAACGTCGTCGAGCGGCTCCGCGCCAGTCCGTTCCTTCAGGAGCTGCTCTCGAACCGCATCGCCGTGTTCGGGCTACTGATTATCGGGACGATGTTCGCGGTGGCGATCTACGCCCGGCTCACGTACGAACTCGACGCGATCGTCGACACGATGTTCAACGCGAACCCGACCCAGGCGGCACCCAGCACGGAGTTCTGGTTCGGGACCGACGGACAGGCGCGCGACATCTTCCCCCGAGTGCTGTACGGTGCCTGGTACGCGCTGAAGTTCGGGACGGCGACCGTGTTGGCGTCGACGGTCCTCGGGATCGCCGCCGGGGTCGTCGCGGCGTACTACGGCGACCTGACCGACAACGTCATCATGCGGACGATGGACGTGCTGCTGTCGTTCCCCTCGCTCCTGTTGGCGCTCGCGCTCGTTACCATCTTCCCGGAGTCGCTGGGGCTGTGGCGCGCCGTCGCCGCGCTCACGCTCGTGTACACGCCGCGGTTCGCCCGCGTCGTCCGCGGGGCGGCGCTGAAGGTCTTAGAGGACGAGTACATCGACGCGACGTACGCGCTCGGGGCGACCGACCCGCGGCTGCTGATCCGGCACGTGCTCCCGAACTGTCTGGCACCGATCACGGTCCAGTCGACGCTGAACTACGGTCTCGCTATCATCGACATCGCCGCCCTGTCGTTCCTCGGGTTCGGGGCGAGCCCCGGCGACCCGTCGTGGGGAATGATGCTCTCGGAGGGCGTCGAACGGGGGCTCTTCTCGGGCGCGTGGTGGTGGTCGTTCTTCCCCGGACTGTTCCTCGCGCTCACCGTCTTGGGGTTCAACCTCCTCGGCGACGGGATGCGCGACGCGCTGGACCCGCGGATGCGAGACACCGTTGACTGA
- a CDS encoding ABC transporter permease: MVSKRFVAKRLLLLGPVLFGVATVVFAILHLSPGDPALTIAGERASQEFVEEVRSNLGLDDPLWEQYLRFLRETATLEFGQSYQIQRGTPVRSILVNRLPITIELAILGQIAGLLFGLPLGILSAVKQDTLTDHFTRVGALAGISVPIYWSGPLLILLFAQILGVLPTSGRISSSYFVDTTTGLILVDTLIEGNVEAFRSAATHLLMPVVVLGIYSMAFISRMMRSSMLEVIRQDYMRTARAKGQGEKITVLKHGLRNAFIPVITIIGIQFGSLLGGSVLTETVFEINGIGTLLVTAIEQSDYPVVQATVLVFAFMYTLVNLFVDITYSVLDPRIDQ, translated from the coding sequence ATGGTATCAAAGCGGTTCGTCGCGAAACGACTCCTGTTGCTAGGGCCGGTGTTGTTCGGCGTCGCGACGGTCGTCTTCGCGATCCTCCACCTCTCTCCCGGCGATCCTGCGCTGACCATCGCGGGCGAGCGGGCGAGCCAAGAGTTCGTCGAAGAGGTTCGGTCGAACCTCGGGTTAGACGATCCGCTCTGGGAACAGTACCTGCGGTTCCTCCGCGAGACGGCCACGCTCGAGTTCGGACAGTCCTACCAGATCCAGCGCGGGACGCCGGTTCGCTCGATCCTCGTGAACCGTCTGCCGATCACCATCGAGCTGGCTATCCTCGGTCAGATCGCGGGGCTGTTGTTCGGACTCCCGCTGGGAATATTGAGCGCGGTGAAACAGGACACGCTGACCGACCACTTCACGCGCGTCGGCGCGCTCGCCGGAATCAGCGTCCCGATCTACTGGAGCGGGCCGCTGCTGATCCTGCTCTTCGCACAGATTCTGGGGGTGCTCCCGACGAGCGGCCGGATATCCTCGTCGTACTTCGTCGACACCACGACGGGACTGATCCTCGTCGACACGCTGATCGAAGGGAACGTCGAGGCGTTCCGGTCCGCGGCCACCCACCTGCTGATGCCCGTCGTCGTGCTCGGCATCTACTCGATGGCGTTCATCTCCCGGATGATGCGGTCCTCGATGCTCGAAGTCATCCGCCAAGACTACATGCGGACCGCACGCGCGAAAGGGCAAGGCGAGAAGATCACCGTGCTGAAACACGGGCTTCGGAACGCGTTCATCCCGGTCATCACCATCATCGGGATCCAGTTCGGATCGCTCCTCGGCGGGTCGGTCCTGACCGAGACGGTCTTCGAGATCAACGGGATCGGCACGCTCCTCGTCACCGCCATCGAACAGAGCGACTACCCGGTCGTACAGGCTACCGTCCTCGTCTTCGCGTTCATGTACACGCTCGTGAACCTCTTCGTGGACATCACCTACTCGGTTCTAGACCCCCGGATCGACCAATGA
- a CDS encoding ABC transporter substrate-binding protein, with protein MSGNNNQVPRRSFLKAAGSATVATAATSTLAGCAGGNGSEGGTLRYGRSAHSETLDPQNTTSGEVSKVTNQIYDGLIDFEPGEAAITESLATDWSMDGTEVTLTLREDAQFDDGTEFTAADFIATYRRFTDEDYEYYFEEGSAYGPFTLGNWIDSVEADGDYTLNITLTQPYAPFLRNLAMFAAVVLSQDDIESGFDFNGDANGTGPFQLDELDNANGRIRLTPNEDYWGDGPQITELLFIERGQNSTRAQALVEEELEIIDNLDPSTISTVENADSAEVVSGQGINIGYMVFNQSRVEAFRDARVRQAISYAIDTQSIVEEVYDGIATQADQPCPPALFGHNDDIDPYPQDLDQAQSLLEEAGYGDGFSFQLTTFQNARGYNPAPLPTAETIRTNLGEIGIEVEIDDRQFSDYLTYTGEGNHDASLSGWYTDNADPDNFYYVLLHPQVESPDGQDWVDWETEGFNTSNRAAWANQEYMDLIEEAQQTADQDGRADLYHEAAQIARDEAPWVYIDYADEIRGVGTAVSNYTVSAIGGPHLHLVEVE; from the coding sequence ATGTCTGGTAATAACAACCAGGTACCCCGGCGAAGCTTCCTGAAAGCCGCCGGGAGCGCGACGGTCGCGACGGCCGCAACGAGCACGCTCGCCGGCTGTGCGGGCGGGAACGGGAGTGAAGGCGGCACGCTCAGGTACGGGCGGAGCGCTCACTCGGAGACCCTCGACCCGCAGAACACGACGAGCGGCGAGGTCTCGAAGGTCACGAACCAGATATACGACGGGCTCATCGACTTCGAACCGGGCGAGGCGGCCATCACCGAGTCGCTCGCGACCGACTGGTCGATGGACGGGACCGAGGTCACCCTCACGCTGCGCGAAGACGCTCAGTTCGACGACGGCACGGAGTTCACCGCCGCCGACTTCATCGCCACGTACCGGCGGTTCACGGACGAGGACTACGAGTACTACTTCGAGGAGGGGTCCGCTTACGGTCCGTTCACGCTCGGAAACTGGATCGACTCCGTGGAGGCCGACGGCGATTACACGCTCAACATCACGCTCACGCAGCCGTACGCGCCGTTCCTTCGGAACCTCGCGATGTTCGCGGCGGTCGTCCTCTCGCAGGACGACATCGAGAGCGGCTTCGACTTCAACGGCGACGCCAACGGGACCGGGCCGTTCCAGTTGGACGAACTCGACAACGCGAACGGTCGCATCCGGCTGACGCCGAACGAGGACTACTGGGGAGACGGTCCGCAGATCACCGAACTGCTGTTCATCGAACGCGGGCAGAATTCCACGCGTGCGCAGGCGCTGGTCGAGGAGGAACTCGAGATCATCGACAACCTCGACCCGTCGACGATCAGCACCGTCGAGAACGCCGACAGCGCGGAGGTCGTCAGCGGCCAAGGGATCAACATCGGCTACATGGTGTTCAACCAGTCCCGCGTCGAGGCGTTCCGCGACGCTCGCGTCCGGCAGGCGATCAGCTACGCTATCGACACGCAGTCGATAGTCGAGGAGGTCTACGACGGGATCGCGACGCAGGCCGACCAGCCGTGTCCGCCGGCGCTGTTCGGCCACAACGACGACATCGACCCCTATCCGCAGGACCTCGATCAGGCACAGAGCCTCTTGGAGGAGGCCGGCTACGGGGACGGCTTCTCGTTCCAGCTCACGACGTTCCAGAACGCTCGCGGCTACAACCCCGCGCCGCTCCCCACCGCGGAGACGATCCGAACCAACCTCGGCGAGATCGGCATCGAGGTCGAGATCGACGACCGCCAGTTCTCCGACTACCTGACTTACACCGGAGAGGGCAATCACGACGCCTCGCTGTCCGGCTGGTACACGGACAACGCCGACCCGGACAACTTCTACTACGTGCTGCTTCACCCGCAGGTAGAGTCCCCGGACGGACAGGACTGGGTGGACTGGGAGACGGAGGGGTTCAACACCTCGAACCGCGCGGCGTGGGCGAACCAGGAGTACATGGACCTCATCGAGGAGGCCCAGCAGACGGCCGACCAGGACGGCCGCGCGGACCTCTACCACGAGGCGGCACAGATCGCCCGCGACGAGGCCCCGTGGGTGTACATCGACTACGCCGACGAGATCCGCGGCGTGGGGACGGCCGTGAGCAACTACACGGTGTCCGCGATCGGCGGTCCGCACCTCCACCTCGTCGAAGTGGAGTGA
- a CDS encoding ABC transporter ATP-binding protein, which produces MTDLLSLSGLRTQFKTKRGAVKAVDGVDLTIEEGETVGLVGESGSGKSVTALSAMDLVDSPGEVVGGRASLRSADLAADLAADHDGAVVSYPFALIDAVWEIAADLREGTEVSSTPRKLRGIADDLTDQSDPAGLADTLRAAAGRLSDGSGEDIADGLTDALEGAVDGFVYVDAEAREQLRGGTPADAITVSEGVIDLTAAPEEAMRKIRGGEMGMIFQDPMTSLNPAVTVGEQVAESLRLHRYGGRKRDTWLNAIREILPKIGGREFDDAIIDDVVDILTDVGIPEAMSRLEEYPHEFSGGMRQRVLIAIALACQPDLLIADEPTTALDVTIQAQILDLIDDLQDEFGMSVLMITHDLGVVAETCDRVAVMYAGEIVEEGPVEEIFHDPSHPYTYTLLESIPTEEKERLTPIEGNVPDLIDMPDGCHFADRCPWAQPDCRTGEIPFLQHGGADVDHRSKCILPEFDENEYGTDGVQSATKHDIGEPLVRLDGMRKYYEQETGILSRVFGSAPSVRAVDGIDLDVHAGETLGLVGESGCGKSTAGRALLHLDPPTDGTVVFAGEDLGDLSKTELREKRKDMQMVFQDPMSSLDPRMTVGQTVMEPLKIHDLAEGRRRERVFELLDEVGLDRSQYGRYPHELSGGQRQRVGIARALAVDPDFIVADEPVSALDVSVQAQIINLMQDLQAEYGLTYLFIAHDLSVVRHISDRVAVMYLGEIVEIAATDELFAEPKHPYTNALLSAIPEPDPLAETEDRTLLKGDVPSPINPPSGCHFRTRCPAVIPPDDLAIDQERYREVMFYRQRVETRNIDLAAMRERASAAESPGGVAADGGSGFHAAIRAEFFDGPLSGPAGDAVEESFDALADDDWERAERVLRETFESVCERSDPALSDDDHPAACHLFTEELD; this is translated from the coding sequence GTGACTGACCTCCTTTCACTCTCCGGTCTCCGGACGCAGTTCAAGACGAAACGAGGCGCGGTGAAAGCGGTCGACGGCGTCGACCTCACGATCGAAGAGGGCGAGACGGTCGGTCTCGTCGGCGAATCTGGATCAGGCAAAAGCGTCACGGCGCTGTCCGCGATGGACCTCGTGGACAGCCCCGGCGAGGTCGTCGGCGGCCGAGCGTCGCTCCGATCGGCCGACCTCGCCGCCGACCTCGCCGCCGACCACGACGGTGCGGTGGTGTCGTATCCGTTCGCGCTGATCGACGCCGTCTGGGAGATCGCCGCCGACCTCCGCGAGGGGACGGAGGTCTCCTCGACGCCACGGAAACTCCGGGGGATCGCCGACGACCTCACGGACCAGAGCGATCCCGCGGGGCTCGCGGACACGCTCAGAGCCGCCGCTGGACGGCTGTCCGACGGTTCGGGCGAGGACATCGCCGACGGGCTCACGGACGCGCTGGAGGGGGCCGTCGACGGGTTCGTCTACGTCGACGCCGAGGCCCGCGAACAGCTCCGGGGCGGAACGCCCGCAGACGCGATCACCGTCTCCGAGGGCGTGATCGATCTCACCGCAGCGCCCGAGGAGGCGATGCGGAAGATCCGCGGCGGCGAGATGGGGATGATCTTTCAGGATCCGATGACGTCGCTCAACCCGGCGGTGACCGTCGGTGAGCAGGTGGCGGAGTCGCTCCGGCTCCACCGGTACGGGGGGCGCAAGCGGGACACGTGGCTCAACGCGATCCGCGAGATCCTCCCCAAGATCGGCGGTCGAGAGTTCGACGACGCGATAATCGACGACGTCGTCGACATCCTCACCGACGTGGGGATCCCGGAAGCGATGTCGCGGCTCGAAGAGTATCCGCACGAGTTCTCCGGCGGCATGCGCCAGCGCGTCCTCATCGCGATCGCGCTGGCGTGTCAACCCGACCTGCTCATCGCCGACGAGCCCACCACGGCGCTCGACGTCACGATCCAAGCGCAGATCCTCGACCTGATCGACGACCTCCAAGACGAGTTCGGGATGTCCGTGCTGATGATCACCCACGACCTCGGCGTGGTCGCGGAGACCTGCGACCGGGTCGCGGTGATGTACGCGGGAGAGATCGTCGAGGAGGGACCCGTCGAGGAGATATTCCACGACCCCAGCCACCCGTACACGTACACCCTACTGGAGTCGATTCCGACCGAGGAGAAAGAGCGGCTCACGCCGATCGAGGGGAACGTCCCCGACCTCATCGACATGCCCGACGGGTGTCACTTCGCGGACCGCTGCCCGTGGGCTCAGCCGGACTGCCGGACGGGAGAGATCCCGTTCCTCCAGCACGGCGGGGCGGACGTCGACCACCGGTCGAAATGTATTCTCCCGGAGTTCGACGAGAACGAGTACGGCACTGACGGCGTCCAATCGGCGACAAAACACGACATCGGGGAGCCGCTCGTGCGGCTCGACGGGATGCGGAAGTACTACGAACAGGAGACGGGAATCTTGAGCCGAGTGTTCGGGAGCGCGCCGAGCGTTCGCGCCGTCGACGGTATCGATCTCGACGTTCACGCCGGCGAGACCCTCGGACTGGTCGGCGAGTCCGGCTGCGGGAAGTCGACGGCCGGACGGGCCCTCCTCCACCTCGATCCGCCGACCGACGGGACGGTCGTGTTCGCGGGCGAGGACTTGGGCGACCTCTCGAAGACCGAACTCCGGGAGAAGCGCAAGGACATGCAGATGGTGTTCCAAGACCCAATGTCGAGTCTCGACCCGCGGATGACCGTCGGGCAGACCGTCATGGAGCCGCTGAAGATCCACGACCTCGCCGAGGGACGCCGCCGCGAACGCGTCTTCGAACTGCTCGATGAGGTCGGTCTCGACCGGAGTCAGTACGGTCGGTACCCGCACGAGCTCTCCGGCGGGCAGCGGCAGCGGGTCGGCATCGCCCGGGCGCTCGCCGTCGACCCTGACTTCATCGTCGCGGACGAGCCGGTGTCCGCGCTCGACGTCTCCGTCCAAGCGCAGATCATCAACCTGATGCAGGACCTTCAGGCCGAGTACGGGCTGACGTATCTGTTCATCGCTCACGACCTCTCGGTCGTGCGGCACATCTCCGACCGCGTCGCGGTGATGTATCTCGGTGAGATCGTCGAGATAGCCGCGACGGACGAGCTGTTCGCCGAGCCGAAACACCCGTACACGAACGCGCTGCTGTCGGCGATTCCGGAGCCGGACCCGCTCGCCGAGACCGAAGACCGGACCCTCCTCAAAGGCGACGTGCCCTCGCCGATCAATCCCCCCAGCGGCTGTCACTTCCGCACGCGGTGTCCGGCGGTCATTCCGCCCGACGACCTCGCGATCGATCAGGAGCGCTACCGGGAGGTCATGTTCTACCGACAGCGGGTCGAGACGCGCAACATCGACCTCGCGGCGATGCGGGAGCGAGCGAGCGCCGCAGAGTCACCGGGGGGCGTCGCCGCCGACGGCGGGAGCGGCTTCCACGCGGCGATACGAGCGGAGTTCTTCGACGGCCCGCTGTCGGGACCGGCCGGAGACGCCGTCGAGGAGTCGTTCGACGCGCTGGCCGACGACGACTGGGAGCGCGCCGAACGAGTCCTCCGCGAGACCTTCGAGAGCGTCTGCGAGCGGAGCGACCCCGCGCTGAGCGACGACGACCACCCCGCGGCGTGTCATCTGTTCACCGAGGAACTGGACTGA
- a CDS encoding carbohydrate ABC transporter permease yields MTDTYNPDDSTDADSQPKTDGGRVYHEPPETAPTAEGSAIERLRASVPRGPRALRYVVAIGVALLWLVPLVGLFMASVRPLDQIIQGWWNFETFTVTFENYARAWTFQSGPMRQAMWNTAIVTIPSVLAVTLLGTMVAYPFARFDFPLKTGLFFLLIVVMAAPPELVAMGNYNTLRTTGLFDTYMGLILVHIGWGMGWVVMFLRNFLLGLPEELEEAARIDGASRYQIFKSIVLPYSAPALVSVAVIQFTWVWNSFFFPLVFMRSRENQLAPQVLPLMKGRLQIDWGLVAAGSVLTMIVPILLFVTLQRYYKQGMVAAVAD; encoded by the coding sequence ATGACAGACACATACAACCCAGACGACTCGACCGACGCCGACAGCCAGCCGAAGACCGACGGCGGGCGCGTGTACCACGAGCCGCCTGAGACCGCCCCGACCGCCGAGGGGAGCGCCATCGAGCGCCTCCGCGCGTCGGTCCCGCGCGGCCCGCGCGCGCTCCGGTACGTGGTCGCTATCGGCGTCGCGCTCCTGTGGCTCGTCCCGCTCGTGGGGCTGTTCATGGCCTCCGTCCGCCCGCTCGACCAGATCATTCAAGGCTGGTGGAACTTCGAGACGTTCACCGTCACCTTCGAGAACTACGCCCGCGCGTGGACGTTCCAGTCCGGCCCGATGCGGCAGGCGATGTGGAACACCGCGATCGTCACGATCCCGTCCGTCCTCGCCGTGACGCTGCTCGGCACGATGGTCGCGTACCCGTTCGCCCGCTTCGACTTCCCGCTGAAGACCGGGCTGTTCTTCCTGCTCATCGTGGTCATGGCCGCGCCGCCCGAGCTGGTGGCGATGGGCAACTACAACACGCTGCGGACGACCGGGCTGTTCGACACGTACATGGGGCTCATCCTCGTCCACATCGGCTGGGGAATGGGGTGGGTCGTCATGTTCCTCCGGAACTTCCTCTTGGGACTCCCGGAGGAGTTAGAGGAGGCCGCCCGGATCGACGGCGCGTCCCGGTATCAGATCTTCAAGTCGATCGTGTTGCCGTACTCCGCCCCGGCGCTCGTCTCCGTGGCCGTCATCCAGTTCACGTGGGTGTGGAACTCCTTCTTCTTTCCCCTCGTGTTCATGCGCTCGCGGGAGAACCAGCTCGCGCCGCAGGTGCTCCCGCTGATGAAGGGTCGGCTCCAGATCGACTGGGGACTCGTCGCCGCCGGCTCCGTGCTGACGATGATCGTCCCCATCCTCCTGTTCGTCACGCTCCAGCGGTACTACAAGCAGGGGATGGTGGCCGCGGTCGCGGACTGA
- a CDS encoding sugar ABC transporter permease, with protein sequence MSVASYLEDRLDRDVDREKLTAILVFMLPGLTLFAVFSVGPMLYSAVGSFFTWDGFDIAQFAGFETWIATFQDDAIINWSNLLAFEYPMGALPQNIIWMVVHVPLSTFLGLGLALLFADLRGRSILRSMVFLAFTTPTVVIGLVLLFVYDPQAGIFNGLLRSIGLESLVRNWVQEPQIAIYALVLGGVWVQTGFSMLLYSSALAGIDPALLESARVDGAGRFRRFKDIIWPLVKPVTAVVVIMSMIWVIRIFAIVYAAGGPSGGPGGVFSVLGLEVYQAAFSTPIEYSKAMVVALIELVIALPMAWYIASMD encoded by the coding sequence ATGTCTGTCGCATCGTACCTCGAGGACCGGCTCGACCGCGACGTGGACCGCGAGAAGCTCACGGCGATCCTCGTGTTCATGCTCCCCGGTCTCACTCTGTTCGCCGTCTTCTCCGTCGGCCCGATGCTGTACTCGGCCGTCGGGAGCTTCTTCACCTGGGACGGGTTCGATATCGCGCAGTTCGCGGGCTTCGAGACGTGGATCGCGACGTTCCAGGACGACGCGATCATCAACTGGAGCAACCTCCTCGCCTTCGAGTACCCGATGGGGGCGCTCCCGCAGAACATCATCTGGATGGTCGTTCACGTCCCGTTGAGCACGTTCCTCGGTCTCGGGCTCGCGCTGCTTTTCGCCGACCTGCGCGGCCGGAGCATCCTGCGCTCGATGGTGTTCCTCGCGTTCACGACGCCCACGGTCGTGATCGGGCTGGTGCTGCTGTTCGTCTACGACCCGCAGGCCGGGATCTTCAACGGGCTGCTCCGGTCGATCGGGTTGGAGTCGCTGGTTCGGAACTGGGTTCAGGAGCCGCAGATCGCGATCTACGCGCTCGTCCTCGGCGGCGTCTGGGTCCAAACGGGCTTTAGCATGCTGTTGTACAGCTCCGCGCTCGCTGGGATCGACCCCGCGTTACTGGAGTCCGCCCGCGTCGACGGCGCGGGGCGGTTCCGACGGTTCAAGGACATCATCTGGCCGCTGGTCAAGCCCGTGACGGCGGTCGTCGTTATCATGAGCATGATCTGGGTGATCCGGATCTTCGCCATCGTCTACGCGGCCGGCGGCCCGTCCGGCGGTCCGGGCGGGGTGTTCTCCGTGCTCGGTCTGGAGGTGTACCAGGCCGCGTTCTCGACGCCGATCGAGTACAGCAAGGCGATGGTTGTCGCCCTCATCGAACTCGTGATCGCGCTCCCGATGGCGTGGTACATCGCGTCAATGGATTGA